In a single window of the Leptospira harrisiae genome:
- a CDS encoding methyltransferase domain-containing protein, with product MMQTNIELETFESVKNYYGKILQTNKDLKTSACCSIESIPSNYLPLVSKIHPAVIDKFYGCGSPFPQALKGRKVLDLGCGSGRDVYLLSQLVGETGSVIGIDMTTEQLDVANSYLEYHKEQFGFKKSNVSFVSGYIEDLKASGIEDHSIDLIVSNCVTNLSPNKHMVFSEIFRVLKPGGELYFSDVFSDQRIPENLKQDPVLLGECLGGALYIEDFRRLLSSLNINDFRIVSQSKISLLNPDIEKKIGNINFYSITFRAFNIPLEDRCEDYGQVAYYKGTIEGNPHNFLLDDHHNFITGKPMLVCGNTADMVSTTHYKEHFQIIGDKSKHFGLFDCGPNPVNSSLGESATGACC from the coding sequence ATGATGCAAACTAACATCGAATTAGAGACCTTTGAATCCGTAAAAAATTATTATGGGAAAATTCTCCAAACCAATAAAGACCTAAAAACATCAGCTTGTTGTAGTATAGAATCCATTCCTTCCAATTATTTACCACTCGTTTCAAAAATTCACCCAGCGGTTATTGATAAATTCTATGGATGCGGATCTCCTTTTCCACAAGCACTAAAAGGAAGAAAGGTTTTAGATTTAGGGTGTGGTTCGGGAAGAGATGTCTATTTATTGTCTCAATTAGTTGGCGAAACTGGATCTGTCATTGGAATTGATATGACAACCGAACAACTTGATGTTGCAAACTCCTATCTTGAATACCACAAAGAACAATTTGGTTTTAAAAAATCCAATGTATCATTTGTTTCAGGTTATATCGAAGATTTAAAAGCAAGTGGTATCGAAGACCACTCAATTGATTTAATCGTCTCTAACTGCGTCACCAATCTATCACCTAACAAACATATGGTTTTTTCTGAAATATTCAGAGTTCTAAAACCTGGAGGTGAATTATATTTCTCCGATGTTTTTTCTGACCAAAGAATTCCGGAAAATCTAAAACAAGATCCCGTATTGCTTGGAGAATGTTTGGGTGGGGCACTTTATATAGAAGACTTCAGAAGATTACTTTCCTCGTTGAATATTAATGATTTTCGTATTGTATCACAATCCAAAATTAGTTTACTCAACCCAGACATTGAGAAGAAAATTGGAAATATCAACTTTTACTCAATCACCTTTAGAGCATTTAATATTCCATTAGAAGATCGTTGCGAAGATTATGGACAAGTGGCTTATTATAAAGGTACAATCGAAGGAAATCCACATAACTTCCTACTAGATGATCATCACAACTTTATTACGGGAAAGCCTATGTTAGTATGCGGGAACACAGCTGATATGGTTTCAACAACTCATTATAAGGAACATTTTCAGATTATTGGCGATAAATCAAAACATTTTGGTCTTTTTGATTGTGGGCCAAACCCAGTAAATTCCTCACTGGGTGAAAGTGCGACAGGAGCATGCTGTTAA